The Macrobrachium rosenbergii isolate ZJJX-2024 chromosome 22, ASM4041242v1, whole genome shotgun sequence DNA segment CATAAACCTTCAAAGGTggagtttttataattttctgtggtGTTAGAAGGCAAAACACTCTTATGTCCAAGATAGCTAAAATTGTGCACACACagttgattcctgagcttttaccttttttggaaataatcctcatggcttcagtactgtaaaattgtttttatttcctttaattcctttttcctGGTAAAGGTTGTCATGCAGTTCAGGGGAGATGTCCTAACTGTTGTTGCCTCATTATCTGcgaaatgtttaattttaggcAGGTATTTTAAGTAGACAGCTCGTTAAGGCACACCAGAAgcctactcagtcttttccttttgtcttccggtgttgcttctcctcctcctcttcctcccgtAGCCTACTTGATAGCCTAGGTTAAGTCCTTTATCTCTCCTTCTGTTCTGCCATCCTTTGCTCCCTATATGGTCcaggagaaaaatataatttagatatattttttctcgtAGTCATGTTTGTATAATTAGAGAGATGTCGGAGCCTTGGCGTCTGTCTGTAGCCCGGCCTCTGGACTGCCCTGTGTTAGTTGGTCTTCTCCTCTGACGGGAAACCAAGGCGTGTCTTGGGACCAAGACCTGTGTCCTTCACCACCTCTCTCAACCATCTCTACGTACAAGTTGTTTGGTTGTTTCACTCTCGTGTTCGCTAGTTCTCGTATTGCCCGTTTAGCAATAGTGATGTAAGATGGGTGTAAACTGtagatttttatatcattacagACTTTTAATGTTTGCCCCAGTAATTCTAAGTGGCGCTCTAGTTCTGTTTTCATTTGCTCTCCTGATATTTTCTCCATGTAAACGATATCCCTCCCCACCTCCTTCTCATTTCCCCCCTGTATCGTCTCGTATCCGTCATCATGTAACATTATTCATAATATCAGCTTTTCCCCTTCAGTTGCTTCCTTTTCTAGACGGAATTAGCTGGGGTGTCACAACTGCTCTTGCTTCTCGGTAGTCGCCTCTTGAGTTTTGGGAAGATGACACTGTTTGTCGTCACTATTACGTGGTGATGTCACAGGCTCAATCACTCTGTCCCTTCCCTGTGAGGCGAGTGTGATGTCACTAGACCGTGAGGATAACAAAAGTAACATAAGAATAGACAGAAAAGCACTTGTTCATTGTCTGTGTAGTGTTGTTTATGTTTGACAATTGCCTTCTTTGACTCTTTATAACAGTTTTCTAACTTCCCCATCCGTGCAGACAATACCACCCACTGTCGTCAAGGTTACGTGTTGACGTCATGCAAAATCTTCCTTCTCCATCCGAATACCCATTCACACCATCCGTCTCTGTCTCCCGGCATTTCGTGGCGCCTTTGCTGACGTTCTGGTGTGGTCACCTCTTCTGTCCCTGTTCCTCCTTTTAGACTTTGGGAGTTTCAACTGTGTTTTTGGTTGATTCCCCTTAGTATTTAAACTGTGCATAGCTCTCGTggttttcacttcattttgctGAAGATGAATCCATTAACCAGTGTCCTTTAGTTTGCTTCTACCTTGTTTCGTGTTAAAACGAATAAGTTGACATGGATTATTGTAAGGTGCGGCATCATGGAAGTAGAGCCTTTGGAAATGGGTGAACAGTCGTAAGAGCAAGCTAGGAAACTGTTTCGTGTTTAATAGCTCGGCTCCTAACACAAAGAGTGTAGTGTGCTTGCAACTGTTATGTGCACAAGGTATACAGCCCTTAGTCCTTTCTGTTGCAATGGGGActctttctcctgaaccaaatatgatgGTAATCCAGCTTTGCCACATCTTAGTGGGTTGTCAAGAAGAATTCTGGCTCAATTGTTTACATTCCAACAACACGTGCTGGGAAAACAGGTGACTACAGACAGTCTTAACAGGTTAGCcaaatgtaatttgaattttttaaatgccTATTGCACCTGATGGCGCGAAGATGTATGCTAACTTAACAGTAGATaagtattaaaataatgaattttatcaggaaaattatcatttgtatataagtaacttaccaagtaattacatagctaacagtttattatcggcagctaaaatttgaaatccGTGGCAGCAACTCTTGTTTTGGTATAGGTAACTGACCCCGCCCActtctgggaaagagaggaacagctGAGCTGagagcttcagtttgtttctgccggcttacAACTACGGTTGTGAGCAGCAGCAGGgtttgaaattctctctttaCTGATTTATGGTTGACGATCtaaattggtgaagtatttttgctTTTGGTAGTCTCTCGGCAACTTAGACTTTTAGATTTTCATTGAAAACAACTTTCTTTACCTGATTGTGAAGTTTATTTGATTGGACTTTACTTGACTTTTTGACTTGTATTCACTGATAATGTCCGACACAATTTTGAGTAGTATTCGTTATTGCAGACTTCGCTGCAATGCGAGATTAACTTCAGCGAAATATGATTCATATTCGAAGTGTACTACTTGCAGTTTACTACTTTCTAAGGATGTGTTGTATGGGAATGCTCTCAAGTCTGTTGAATGGCTTTTTGTTGTTGCTCattttccccctcctccctacctttcccattttctttgctgcTTGGTggcacttcattttcttttgctcagCTGACTTGTGTTCACTCAGGTGAGTCGCTTCAGACTGCTGTTTCCCTGTCTCCTTTTCATCGAGTCACAGATTCGTTGTGAGTTGTCAGCTGCTGTTGCCTGCTGTTGCCCCAACTCCTCCTTTGGTGGAAGAAGAGTTTGAATCGGAGGAATCTCCTTTGGTGTTGGCATTTGCTGGAGCATTGCACTTTGCTTTATCCTGACTTAGTGGAGGAAAGAGGCCCTGTAGAGACTGTCTTTGAGTATTTTGGTGCCTAGTAAGCATTCTCTGACACACAAAGCTTCAGTCTGTcagctcttatttttctttttccttttttttttttttttttttttgagcactGCCTCTAATGGTACAGCCGCTTTACTGATGCTTAAACCGTCTTTGGTCAAAGATTTGGTTTTCATTGCCCCTCTTGTTCCTGTGAAGAGACATACTCTTGAGACTGGCAGAGCGCTTTGGATATGCTGAGATGGGGTTTGATGTCCAGGTCTCTGTTGAGATTGTTGGATTTTTATCTTGTACTGAACTTTTGCTCAGCATGATTGCCTCTTCTCAGCACTAGCTTGAGAGGCTGTTGCACCAGCTTAGAGAGTTTGTGGCGCCAGGTTAAAGTGTATGGCATCAGCTTATAGAGGTGTAGCATTAGCTTTAAGTGTTTGTGACACCAGCTGGATTTTACTGTGGATGAGTCTTAGAGTTTTTGACTTGTGTGGTCAAGTTCATTTCCGGCACTGCAGGTGAATGTCCTCACGCTGATACTAACTTGGTTTTGAAGTGAGAACAGTCATGCTCCTATCTGTCATCAGAGGAGATGTCAACTACTTTGGTTTTTCCTTTGGTTAGCCTTCTAAGCCTAACTCGTTTTAAGGTGACAAGGGAGgatatacaggcagtccacaCTCACCGGCAGCATCTGTTAACGGCGTTTTGGTGTTACGGCGCTTGGCTAGTgacgttaaccagattttcggcgctggtaagcggtttatcagcatCGGTAAAGGTTTATTCGCGCCAATAACTGGTTAACGGTGCTGTTAAGTTGTTTATCGGTGCTATTACCGTCTATTTTTGGTTAGCAGCGCTCGGCAGGGAACGGAACCCCCTCCGTTaaatggggactgcctgtattggcaCAAAGTTGTACTTGTTTCTTACAAGTTCCAGTAGGAGGCCAACTGCAGGCCTTCTATCATGTTTGGAGAGACTTAAGAGGCACTGAATGAGAGCTATGATTTCTTTCAGGTTTCTCCTCTACTGGCATTGTCTCCTGTATCCTTTCCTTCGTACATTCTCCAGCAGATGTATCGCATTCTTCAGTAGGAGGTTATAATTAGAGAAGAATGCAATGGAACAGGTGTAggtaattcactgggattttaccTATGACCTTTACCTAGCCCCATTAGCAACCAGAGATTGGCACCCACTGTTGGATGTGCTGAGACTGAACAACTTTACAATTCTGTCCCCATTCTTCATGGTTTTTTTTCCTCTATGGGTTTAGTGACTTTCTAAAAGAATGATCGGATGGTTCGGTGGACATGCAGGATGGATTTTCCTCATACCTGTAGAGCCTCAGTTACGCAAGTTCCTTTGATGTGTATTTGCAGGGAAGGTATTCCTGTGTAAGGCACTTTTTTGGGCTCAGTAAAGTGCTTCAAGTATTCACAAGGAATTTGTTGCCCATAGGGTGATGGTATCACCTTTTAGGAGCAAGAATTCTTTTCTGCTGAGTCAACTAGTCCAGGTTGGCCAACTCTGTCAACATTATTCCAAAAGCCAAGGATATGTTGGTTTATCTCGCTCAGTCTCTGCATTATGATTTTTAGTAGACTTCTCTAGCTTCTCAGTCCATTCTTAATTTGGGGTTGAGGGTAGACTCGCAGTTTGTAGGCTTTTCTATCGGAAGGCAAATACAGTAGGCACTTATTGCTTCTTCTGAAAGAATTTTATCCCTTAAGGAAGCTTCCGACATGGTGATGGCTTTCTTTGTTCAGACACATGGCCTCACAGAGAATTTGTCAAAATTATCAGGCACAGTTGCAGTGCAGTCTTGACATAACAGATTGCAACTTGCAGCAAATGTTCATTAAACTTTTAAGTAAATCCAGTGACCATCTTTGTTGCCAGGTTGTGTAGGAGGGACGCTGAAACTACGAGTTAACACGTTTATTCTTAATCCTACGCccaggttttgttgttttttccccTCCGTCTcataacacaaaatgaaaagttatgacaAGTGTTGTAACACTGACTTACAAGACACCATAGaatgggaaaagaagaggaaacacttctCTGTCCTGGTAGGacaattaaaatgtatttaaataggttaagcctggaaggggaaaaattaacctttttgttgagattttagaaaacctagaacatctttgtcaaagaacacaaTGTCCTCTTTGGCGTATTGGATCAAGCTATCACAAGAGAACTGATTCCATACCTTTTATGGGTATTGAAAgtaaacattcataatttaaGAGCAGTTGCAACTTCCTTTAGTTTAAAGACAGATTTGCTGCTTGAGGATGTGATCAATACAGCATGCTAGAAATGCAATTTGGCTTTTGTTGCTCACTAAAATATGCAGTCACACATGAAAGGGTAAAGCCCTTAGTCTGGTAGTAGTGGTGAGTAAAgtcttttcctgaagaaagagcaattttgtctagctgcactacccaccatcctcttctcagtgtgggaatcaggtatcttcaacagtaggtaagattcatcctaaataatataaattttcataaaatttgttatttggatacttacctactattaaagtAGACCTTGCCCAACCTCCCCATTACTTAGTGGGCtatcaaggagaattctgacaagagctaaaacactcaaaacacacctggtggagaacgaATGTACCGTACTAGATAGTCGTCTTGGCAGCCATTCGAtctcttcttttgtttgaatgcagaCTTGCCTATCTCCACGGAGATACAAGCTACAGGtgtctttaacagtaggtaagcattcaaataataaattttagtatgaaaatttatatactgtattttatttatgcttatggTTCATTGCATGTTGGTTAGAAAGGAGATGTAGTTATTCTTGAAAGAAAAGTCACTGTTATCTTGTATTGCAATAATCATTAAGTTTTTCTAATAAGTTGTATATTTTAGGCTGTGTATTACGTCGGACTGGGATTATGGATTGCCATTCTTGACCTTCTCACTGGCCACCATCGATCACTTGACAGCGTATTCAAGTATCAGGTATGGCACCAGATGTTCTTTTCTGCTGCTTTTCGAGACATTTGTCTGTCAGTGAATTAACTTTCATCTTAAGGTACTGAGCTCTGTTATAACAATGATTGTACACAATTTCAATACTTTTTAAAAGCTGACTTATTTGAATTGGATGTTCAAGAATTTATGTGTGAAACTGACTACTTATGACAAATCCTCAGCAGTATACAGCACTACGAATTTCTGATTTATGCACACATGCGAGAAAATCCCCCTGCTTTCTTCACAAGATTGTTCTGACGTAAGCTCGAATTATTGGAATCTACTGCGTGAAATATATAGTTAactatattttaccattttatattacAGCCTTATGAGATCGTGTGTCGTTTATCGTGAGCACAAGCTTTTCAATGAATAAACATACCTCTCAGTATAGTATCTGATGCTGTATTGTCACGGTGTTGTGTTGCCTTATTTTTTAGAAACCAGCGTACATTAATTGAGGATGACTGGAGCAAGAGCAATGGTTTACTTCAGTAATCTTGGGGAGTAAATAATACAACCACAACTAAACCCAGATTTATTAGctactatttttatttagaaaattgtaCAGACAGCACTGGTTAACTGTATTCCTGTTGACAATACCTAACTGAGCAAACCTACAGTTAATATTCATTCCCTGTCATTAAGTTTATGATGATGATCAGACTTACACAAACCTAACAATAATTTCCCTATAAATTTTGACTTACAACAGTCTTATGATAACTTTAGCTATATAAATAGGTTACAGCAAATATCAACAGTGCACATCAAGACCAAGTTAACTAGTTTtcaattacttcatattctttggatatGCAAAAACAGACTGATTGTTTCCAGGCAGTTATCAGTTTTATACGGGAATTTACCAGTGTCACTGCATGCTTTCCACTTCCTTTGAAGCCCTATCTTCATACAATAGATTAAAAATACTTTAGACACCAGACTGCACACATTTTACCAAGCGTCTACCAATCACTTATGGGTACTTACTACActtgttcacttttattttcttttctaaattcaCTTTTGACATAGTGCAGCCAAACATTAcgtcaaaataaaagtaatctcCCCAACCACGGTGGACCTGCAATGAGATGGAGTTACCATTAGTATGAATGGATGTGTGAACAAGGACTGctacatgaaaaattttttacattcaatatgaaaatttacagtaatgtatgttacaaatttcatatttcacatataCAATCCAGAACAGCCAATATATGGCCACCACAATTCATGTGTGTTTTAAATGGTGGGTGTGTGAATAGACATGGACTCacggtttttcatttattttcagaagcGCCAGATAAAGAGTTTCATGGCTGGTCAGTCATTGCAGTGTTCACCCTTAATGCTTTGacaggttttgtttattttcaggaGCTTCAGATCAAAGAGGTTCATGGCCGTGCAGTCATGGCAGCATTCATCCTTAATGCTTTGACAGGGTATGTAGTGATTATGTAAAATGCATCTTATCTTTCGCTTTTAGAGGCAGTGTTTATGCAGTGCCAGTTTTAAAAAGAGTACTTTAAAGAGCTCTTTTGTTAGTTACTGTTAATGCTTTCTTTAATGTTTTGACTATATTGTAAGATGATGCCAGCTTTCtgcttgtatatttatatctcaGTGAAAATATTGGCCATGAAAAATACACCACTTTTACCTAGTCACAGTAGCTCTTGTGTACAACTTTCTTTACAAGATTGCTCTCAAAGGATCCCCAGTTGTGATGAATATTCCTGAGTTGTTGAAATTGCTGTTTCCTCAGTttgtgtaaatattcatttttgaaatgaacattacctctccattatatagcttttacttccgtgCCAGTAGGAGTTTgacaaattacaaaagaaaaatgagaaaacactgTTTTCTGTGAATATCCATTTTATATCCAACTGCTTACCCCACCTTACACCAGGGGACCAGTAGGTACAAACACTTGTAGCTGGTCAGTCGACTTCTGTAGGCAGTTTTGATAGGAGGTAGCAAGATTGTTAAATATACAGTGCATCATTGACTTATGATGGATTCGATCTTAGGGCGCTTTTTCAGTGTGTTAACTTGATGTTGATGTTACAGTGCCATAAGCGTTGTTGACAGCGCTAATGGCAAGAATAGGCATTAAGTTAatggtgctgtaacttgatgcaacatcaagttacggctcCAAGCGTCAAGTTACAGCACCTTAAGGGCTGTTAAAACACTGATAACGGCAAAACAAACGCCTTACAGCAGAAATCAGCTGACAGCGTGGCTCTGGAATGGATCCCGTGCTGTAAGTCGAGAACCTACTGATACTCAGTTTTCTATTGATGAAATTGGTGTATttatggattttcttttatttgattttatgttgAATGCTGGATTGATAAGAATCTGTAAGATAAGAGTTGTTGTAATAGGctttattccagttttattggCCCTCTGAGGAAGGATTATGATTGAGAAATAAGACCTGTAATGTTGATTGTGAGTCTTGTTAGTTTGTAGAAACAACTAAAGACAAGGGGGTTGACGTGTTTTGTTTGTGTCCCCTGTTAGTAACTGGATAGGTCCTCTGCTGCTTATCTTTGATCTGTTACTCCAACTAAGCTTCCCATTGATTCTGGGCATTAGATTTGATAGAATCAAGTTATTTTATATGCTCACTAGGGTTAAGTTTCAGgggtatgttttttgtttttcttctgcaCCACCCTCCTGAGAGTCTCGTTAAGTTCTGGTATACAGTATCCCCATGTTGGGGAAGGGTCAGCGCCCCCCCTGCTTTTGGCTGGCCATGTCCTTGGCACTTCCTGTCTTGCTCCCCTGGGCCCTGGAGCAACAGGGGACTGGGACATATCAGAAAGCGGCGCTGATCTGTGCCCGTTGTCTCCACTTCACCAATAGGATCACTGAGGAGAGAATAAGAGGAGTCACCCAGCATTTTCCGCTCATTACGTGGGTTTCACAGCTTCCTCCGGGTAGTTAGCAATTGGCTAAAGCTGACTTGTAGAGGAAAGTTTCCTTTTGCTTCATAGGATAGTTTCACTTGAATCCTCTGTAGCTAAGGGTTATTTTTGGATCAAGACCAGTATTAAGTATCACTTATGTTTTAGAAAAAATCTAAACTTTTTGCCACTCTCCTCTGTATTGTTGCTTTCTTTGGCCAGTGCAGTTGTGTGCCTTGCAGTTTTGATGCACCAGTTGCCCGCACCTAGCACAGTTTTGTGCATTTCACTGTAATGCCATGCCCCTGGGCACCTCTCTCCTGTGTGTTGTGCCTGTTAGTTTTTCCCTCAGTCCGTAGGTTCTCTGGTCAGTGTCCTCGCGTGCCTGTGCAACTATTGCCTGTGTAACTATTGTCTGTGTGCCTGTTGCCTGTGTGACTATCGCCTGTGCATATATCACCTGCGTGACATATAGCCTGTGCGCCTATTGCCTTCCTATAGAGAATTTCGGTAAAGCACTCTTGTTCCAGCTTCCTTTTTGGTAGACAGGTACAGCCACTACCCAAGTTAAGAACAAGTTACGTGCCAGATGGCCGTTCGTctcttgaattgttcgtaagttggtttttaatatgtagtgcataatttttcttgaagtttaCATTCCTGAGTCAGTTCGTGAGTCATAGATTATagtattttcactgtatttttgtatcatgcagcattataaagaattactttggatgttagaaaggtgaaaaaatgaaaataaaatttatattcatgcaacattcaaaatttcgtattttttccatgctttgaaagttatgaacgtGGAAAGAATTTCGCAGGAGCAGCATCTGACAGTGaaagttcacaaagtaaacaatgtacactgccatctattgacaaaaatgcatACTAAACCTTTTCTctggggagaggaaatataggAATTGGAAATTCATCAAAGAGCGAGTTAAATTGGGAAGACTGAATTGCGAATATGAATGAGTATCCTCGTGATTGTatgaagaatacatggtagttaatcatgagaatacttgggataatcagggaagtggttaaaggaacaggttcttctttttcctcatttattctgTTCATTGCAAAAATTCTTAATAATAGAATAGTTGctcagagcaaaatttgaacatGTGACCCTTTCTGTTcgtatctgaatgtttgtaacttgaatgttcataagtagggtatAACTGTAGTTCCCTTTAGTAGTCTCTTAACATTCTGCTTGATGGATTTCAACTCCTTTTCCAATTGCAGGAGTTTCTTTCATAAACAATTGGTTGCTGCTAGGGTTTCATTCCCCCATGGTTCAGGAACTTTCTCATTATAgtgagatttttcctttttagatCTTTTTGTGGAGCCGACAGGTTTCCAACTGAATCTATGCCCTCCATTTGAGCTAAAGCAAGTGGTTTTGTTAGTGTTTAGTAAAGAGGAGTTTTCAGCCCTTGGTAGTAGCTTATCAGGAATTAGTTCATTGCAGTCTGCTGCTGCTCTTCCTCCATTGGGTGTTGTAGTCTTGGTCTCTCAGGAGTTTTCTGGTGCATGTTCGGTGGTTAAGCCCTGTCCTCTGCTTCTTCTTTGGCAGGAGAGGAAGCTGCTTGTGCTTCTGTTGATTGATGAATCAAATGTCTGGTGTAGAACCAACTGAAGAATGGCCATGATTTCTATTTGAAGAGGTTGATTGCTTTATGCAGGGAGAAcctaatgaattattttgtgGAAATAGAACCCTATTTTGTGCTGCATTTTACTAAGGGTGTCTAAGGTATGTTCTAGGCTTTAGTGCAATTTATGGAAAGGCAGTCTCTTCTAAGATGTTACACTATTCACATTGCTTATGACACCAATGTCAAAACAGCAAGACTTTGTGAACTAAACCAAGATAAAGCAAAGAATTCATCTGATTTGCTTCATTCAATATTATCAGTTGCCTTTGCTGCTGCAGTCAAGCAGCAGTAGGAAAGCTTCCAATACAAATACTTTGAAAAGAACAGtgtgaaatatctgaaatatacttcagttttagttttgattcagtatacagtatgtgtgttttttatgaaaTGACAAATGTCTTTATTTGACTGCTTCAGCGGATTTGTATCCTTTTCAAATTAACAGGAAATAAGTGTACGCGCACTCACACTTCTGTTCTTTTTTTGAGGTTGGGATTTATTGCATGGGAGTGATTTGTTTGACAGTGAATTTTCCTCAACTCATAAACTTATGGAAAATGATGCTAGTACTATTTAATTATTGCATCAACAGTTTTGCTTATTTACTTCTCCACTCATCTGTACTTTCTTTTAAAGTGAACAGTGTATTAGATTaagaaatgagcaaaattggGATAAAAGAGGGGAATGGAAGGCATTGTTATTGTTTGGTTATGATCCACAAGGTTGCCTGAGGCCTAGATAACACGTTTACTTGGATTGGCTTCAAAGGTGAACTGAGAAAAAggaatcctatatatatatgtacttgatGTAACTGTCAAAACTTCAAccctctgtatatttatatactaaatgGCACAGGTGAAATTGGTGTGCTGCTTATATGAACGTTTTAAATGGTTAAAGGATCAATAACATTCTGAATTTAGGAGTGAGTCTGGCTACCAAGCCTGGCAAGAATGATATTTGTAAAGGAGTGGCTTatgatatgtttattttaattagagGGCTGATAATGATACCAGGAAATTATTCCAAAATGTGCTGTGATTATCCaactgtgtttttgtgtgtaactAATCATGCTAAACCGATTCTTTTCctgttaataataaatatttttgcagatCGCTTGGGTTATGGAAGATAGTTCAGCGTACAAAACAGTGCCTCGATTTTACTGTGACTGCACATTTTCTACACTTAATAGGATGCTGGTTTTACAATGGGCATCTTCCATCACAGCCTTCCGTATGGTTGTTGAATCTGGTGACAATCACTTTGATGTGTGTTCTTGGGGAATATCTTTGCATGAGAACCGAAATGCAGAATATTCCAGTCATGAGTTCTAAAGTCGACCTATAAAATTGATTCACAGATTGCTGTACAGGGAACTGCAGTCTTGCAGGTACCTCCATTGTTTTATAGGTGTTTCATTGTCATCACATTGTGTACAAAGTGTCTCCAtgtctttttcattcagtttgtagAGTGCATAGAAGTAGATCAGGTAAATGTGATATTTTGGATGTGAGTAATGTACTATATAATATGCGGGTTGCCAGCCACAGACCTTAAGGTGTTGAATTCAGAATTCTGAAAATTGAATTTGTAGTGTATCCTTGCGTTGTTCTCATAATGGATGTTCAGAATAACTGATTTAGATTAGTTTCATCACAACCCATGAATTATATATTTGCCCACATTTGGACTCATGAATGCCCTCaaaatcagtcatttatttttttaaaatacataactCCAACAATGAGTTCCTCATCTGGAACTGCAGGTATATATGTATCAGTCACCTTCCTCAAAATTCATGAGTCATCTACACTATTTAACATCATGAGTTTAACTATTTATTCATCTTACACTAACtgtttcatcattcttttatGGTAACAGGTAACTTTTGAATACTGTAgcaacaattatttatttaactgaGAATTATGCCTCTTTGCATCAGTGATATCAAAgtatttttagtgttttcaaGGTTTGGtaaacatttcaaatttttctcaagtttttatttcagtttgtgtGACTGTTTTGTTTCCCCCCATCAAAACATTAGGCCACGATTCATGCATCAAAGTAATTACTGATACATATAGGCTTTTGATGTACTGTGCAGTATATTATGATAGgctataaaataacatatatatatatatatggtcttgaaagtaaaataaatgaaaaaaaatatatgttgaatATAACAATAagtaatacagtatgtattttaatGCAGACATACAAACTCCTTGGATATGTATGATGTtcccacaaaatatatatatttttgatagctTAGCTGCTGTTTTTCCTCAAAGGAGTTGCACCCTCATGGtacccccagggctccataagattGACCAACCtgttacaaagaattctcttatagttggtctcgtccagaatagtgcttgttggtacagtgacagaatataaaggactcaggacaggagggctctattGCCTGTTCTGCAGTGATTACGTAGGCTCAGTGTCATActcgcacagatgtgacaacaagtCAGCACCGTATTCATTACAGTCTGGTCTGTCTAAGAGTTCGCTAGTCCCCAG contains these protein-coding regions:
- the Sys1 gene encoding protein SYS1 homolog, giving the protein MAGGFRYKIWDPPLIISQIITMQAVYYVGLGLWIAILDLLTGHHRSLDSVFKYQELQIKEVHGRAVMAAFILNALTGSLGLWKIVQRTKQCLDFTVTAHFLHLIGCWFYNGHLPSQPSVWLLNLVTITLMCVLGEYLCMRTEMQNIPVMSSKVDL